ATATCTTTTGAGAAAAAGCTTCATGTAAGGAACCTCATCAAATATGGCGTCTATGCCTCCGTTCTTACTCCCCTTAGACATAGCTTTATGGTAATCTTCAACTGATGCATATTTCCTGAGCCTCGAtccactgatatgtagttgttcTGTCAAGAATTTTATCATAAAGGAGCCATCCTGGCAACCCACATAGTAATTATCAGAAAAAGCAAACTTCAATTGATCTACTGTCAGAATTGCTGATAAGTTTGCTGTATAGCTCTGCATTAGAATAAATGCCATGAAAACCCAAAAAACCAACACAAAGGATGACCAATTATTTGTCGCCATATTCCCTGGAAAAAAGATCAAGATAAGATTTAAAGTTAATTAGACAACAGAAGGCGTGACAGCATGCTAATAAGATTGAAAACAGAGATAATCATGTTCAAGTGAGACATTACTTTCTGGGAAAGCAAGAACCGTCACGGGAGACAAATATGCCATTCCGCGCTTCTTTTCGCTTGGCCTAACTACATCTTCAATGTTGTAAGTAGGTTGGTTCTCCAATATACGAAGAACTATTCCCATcaaaatgcaagctgcaataaTTGCAAGCCAGAGATCCCACCTCAATGGTTTAATAAAAATCCACATGTCAAATGGTTTTCTATTTTTCACCACAAGAACTACTCCGGATTCTGAATACGGCTGAGAAAAATCAACCATTTCTGTTCGAGGAGCCCAAATTGTGGTATCCCCCACCAACATATCAAACTCCTGGTACAGAAAGAGCCAAGGAAAAGTTTCAACTGAATTTGTGTTTTTACTCTTTCCAGAGCCATGTTTCCAATTATAGCTAGATTAAACTTATGAACAATGGAATGAGAAACTAGTTCCGGATGAAAGTACCTCAGGTATCCTGGCGAGCATGTTGTCATAAGaccaatttaaattttttgtatcaTTGTAACAATAAAACTTGTAGTTCAGAAAGGGAAGCATCTTCAATGAAGCCAAGAATATATCGACTGAAAATCCAGATGCATTTGTGTAATTTGTTATAGGATCAACTGACAAAGTAACAAATTCTGTGAATCCACTTTTCCAAGGCACTCCTACTCGAAGGTTACCATCAATTGTCGGGATATCCCAACCCTTGGGTCGTGCCACAGAATCTCCAGGCCAAATGATTTGTTTGAGTTCTTTTGCTGAAGTTGAGTAGCTTGTTTCACCAGTGGAGCTAAATTCTTTGACTATTCCTCTATCTGGATTCCAAAATCCTACCGTTTTCTCACCGTTTCCGATCACATTGAATATCTCATAAGAGGAAGCCTTTAATTTTCCATCATCAAGTTGGAAGTCTCCACTCAAACCTCTGAATTTTGTAGCCGACAATTCACTTAGAAGTCTTGGACCATATGATGAGATACTCAAATTTGCACCTTCTATCATGACTTTGGTTCCACTCTCATACAATGAATTGGAATTCACCGGTCTAATCTTCTCTAAAGCTATCGCCAATGCATTTATTGTATCATAAGCCCATAAACCATAAATATTGAGCTCCATAGTCGGACCCGTTGAATTTTTCAGTAGCATATTTCTTTTCCATCTTTCTCGAAAGCTTTGCAGATTTTTTGAGTCCTTGGCAAAAGGCCTTATTCCCACAACTCCCTCCATTGAATTGCGGGTTGCTGAATCCATTGAATTCATGAAGTTAGATAAACTATCAGTGATAATCCAGGCATACCCTTCCCTCATCATCCCAACCTTCTCTGCAACAGCAAACAACCGATAACCGAGTGACGGGCTCATGTGCACGACAAATACTCTTGTTTGCTTAGTCAGTAACTTGCTGAGTTCGTTCCATAAATGGTAGTCCTTAACCGATGTGGGGATTGCAATCATATATGCTATCCCGACTTCAACTTGTTGTAATGCCTTGTTCAGATGTGAAAGAAACTGATGGCCGTATTCTGTATCTTCGTATAAAACTACAACTTGAGTCCATTCAAATCCACGACAGAGTTCTGCAAGAGCCTTCGCTTGAACTGAATCATCTGGGGTTGTCCTGATAGAGTAACGACTTTCACCATACGAAAGAGCCGATGTTCTTGCAGTGAACGATACAAATGGCACATGAATTCTTTCTCCGAGTTCTGCGACAAAGGTATCTTGGCTTGATCCGTGATGAGGCCCTAAAACCCCGTGCACTTTTTCGTACTTCAGTAATTCTTGAACTGCAATCAACAAGCATACTTGTTCATATTCATGGAAAAATCTAGTTGAAAATTCACACTACTGTTTGAATCTGATATATATTTCTTAAACAATATCggaaatttgaagtttatggttcTACTTTaataaaactataaaaataaattcaaacatatAAGAAATTTGAATAAGCATATCCCAGTATTTGTTTTTTCtaactaaatttaaaaaaattaattagttttaaaaaattttgaagaagtaatttcttaaaaaaaatacagttCAGTTATAATTATGCGAAGCCAGATTATTATATAACTCGTCCGCTTGATTAAATGAGGTTTAATTGGATTGAATTTTTACCTGCTTGGACTGGTTGCAGATGGATTATATAAAATGGAGGaagtggaaaaaaaaattagaaataaattttttgagatttgtaatataaataaataaattttatatatttttattatagatttttgtcataattttttgtttaacaGTAATGTATTACTTAAGGACGTATCCAATGGTTCACGTTATTTCTTATATGTGAGGTTCACAGAAAAATCATGGAccacatataaaaataaatatgaataattGATTATGCACTTAGGGTAATATCCTAAAAAAAGAATTGAAATTACCAAATGTAACGAcaaaaaaaagataatttttcgaaagaatttttttttataaaaaatattgaatattcATTAATTTCTTAACCatcttattaaatattttaataggaattttatttctcaaatttCGCATAAACCaacatttttttctcaaaatcgtcattgcaacttattttcaatattGCCCATCTCAAATTGTACTATGATCGCTCACTAATTTATAtcagttattattaaattaaacataaaattaagaatttaataaaattttaaaacttatacGGAAGTTTTTTCTCACATTTTCATTGTAACTTATTTTCGATGTCACCCTTTTGAAATTGCACTTGACCCCTCACTAATTTCAATaagttattattaaattaaacataaaattaaacattaaataaaattaaaaaaaatcatatataaatgaTGATTATAATTTTATGCACACAACTTATGTGCATAATTTACTAGTAAATTATAACTAATTAGTCGCACCAAACGAGCACAAAATTTGGATGTTACCGACAAACCATTCAatttcatcaaacttaaaaagatttttaattttttggctAAGCTTGTAAAGTCAAAAAAGGAATAAAAATCATccattaaaatttcataattaaataatcGAAATGACTTAAAAAAAAGGATGGAAATAACATTTTGAATTTGAAGGCCATATTATAAGTTCGTCAACCTTTTAGTAACATAACATTGAACAAATTGGACCCTAACCCAAACTTCAAGAATACACACataacacacaaatatatttatataattttgaacAAATATAGtcgtaaataatttttaaaaaaagttcaactaatctaatattaaaattgttaaaactttgaaaattcttCCACCTATTTCAATTTTATACTACATTTACGTACATAACATTTTCTCTTTATAATAAAAGTTCGACattcataatataaaattaaaatgggTTTGATCTGATATATAGATTACACTGagcaagaagaagaagaagaagaagaagaaaagggaTTATTACCTGCAAAGTTGATGTCAACCAGAGTCTTGGCATCCTTGGTGTGTATCTTCAATCTTGTTTTATAATTTGGATGATCCGAATAGAAATCCGTAATCGCCATACCGATGCATAAATCAACCATGGAACCGAATTCAGAATCCACATCAAGAATTAAGCCAATGTGAACTAACGATTGATTTTGCTTCGTCGAAGAAATGTCATCAACATCCGAGCTAGAAAAGCCTAAAAACAAGAAGAGAGTAATTACAAAATGAGCAAGTTTCATGTTGTTGGATTTGTGAGTACTTTCAATTGGATTTTGTGTGTGGTTCAGAGAGctgcatatataaataaatagacatttATATGATTTGGCATGCAATAATTTGATGTACATAGTACAATGTTTGAATTTTTCAACGATTGTTTTTATTTcgattattcttattattattttttttaatttgtcgATTTACGCGTGGTAGACTTGTGATCTCGTTGAAGTCAAATCGTGTCCTTCATATTTTGGGAATGCGTAACTCATCTGTTCTTCTTACCTCCTAGAATCAGTCAGGGTACGTAGATAAGTAAATTGAAATTGATGTTCATCTTAGGTTTTGTGTTCCGGGCCATAATAGATTTATATGACAACTATTTCATATctatataaaaatgattaacCTAAATTATTATAAGAGTGTCACATATTCACTGTCTCGTTGGTACGGTTACGACCCCAAGATCTTAGAAGTCTTAAGGTTCAAATTCTAGCGATTGTCTCGTTGGTACGGTTCCGGCATATTgtatgtgtaaaaaaattattataggaGTCAATTGAGATCATGTTAGTTGTTCCACATCGGTTAAATAAAATCactgagagttgcatatattaGGTAAGAATTTAATGTGGTGGGActcacattaaattaaataataataaaaaatattttcacacaTATCCCACATCGGGAAATCCAAAAAGGTTGGTTCAAGAAATTTGTTATAAATTGAGTCTTCCTTGTTTGCTTttagtatcccaaaatcaaaagctttttaactttgataaaaagagagtacatagaaaaaaagagtatattttttcttgagtgcgggaattctcttgtgtgagttagagaaattattttctcggtatactcgggttgggagtgtgagaaatattgagtgtattggtgtatatacttgttgtaatatttcttccagttataaaagttgcagtgctccgtgaaCGTAGCCtgtattgggtgaaccacgtaaatctttgtgttcttgttgattattttattctgcATTCTTGGGTACTATATTTATCATCttgatcggcatcgcttcgggggtgtaattccctaacaactggtatcagagccttgttgtgaaaattcttaagaattctgagtatgctctgtggttgcagctttgtctgatcttctacataagaaaagattttttagattttttgctaagactagagaagtgatggccgaagatgatggatcgggaccgggattcaacaagttcgacggtacagattttacgtTTTGGCGACTACAAATCattgattatttgtatagcaagaagttgcatcaacctctatttggaaagaagccggaaaagat
This sequence is a window from Primulina huaijiensis isolate GDHJ02 chromosome 13, ASM1229523v2, whole genome shotgun sequence. Protein-coding genes within it:
- the LOC140991819 gene encoding glutamate receptor 2.8-like gives rise to the protein MKLAHFVITLFLFLGFSSSDVDDISSTKQNQSLVHIGLILDVDSEFGSMVDLCIGMAITDFYSDHPNYKTRLKIHTKDAKTLVDINFAVQELLKYEKVHGVLGPHHGSSQDTFVAELGERIHVPFVSFTARTSALSYGESRYSIRTTPDDSVQAKALAELCRGFEWTQVVVLYEDTEYGHQFLSHLNKALQQVEVGIAYMIAIPTSVKDYHLWNELSKLLTKQTRVFVVHMSPSLGYRLFAVAEKVGMMREGYAWIITDSLSNFMNSMDSATRNSMEGVVGIRPFAKDSKNLQSFRERWKRNMLLKNSTGPTMELNIYGLWAYDTINALAIALEKIRPVNSNSLYESGTKVMIEGANLSISSYGPRLLSELSATKFRGLSGDFQLDDGKLKASSYEIFNVIGNGEKTVGFWNPDRGIVKEFSSTGETSYSTSAKELKQIIWPGDSVARPKGWDIPTIDGNLRVGVPWKSGFTEFVTLSVDPITNYTNASGFSVDIFLASLKMLPFLNYKFYCYNDTKNLNWSYDNMLARIPEEFDMLVGDTTIWAPRTEMVDFSQPYSESGVVLVVKNRKPFDMWIFIKPLRWDLWLAIIAACILMGIVLRILENQPTYNIEDVVRPSEKKRGMAYLSPVTVLAFPERNMATNNWSSFVLVFWVFMAFILMQSYTANLSAILTVDQLKFAFSDNYYVGCQDGSFMIKFLTEQLHISGSRLRKYASVEDYHKAMSKGSKNGGIDAIFDEVPYMKLFLKRYDSEYKMVGPTYRTGGFGFAFPKGSPLAAYFSKAIVDITQGTNMTAIEQKNFGPGYSSQDPLTSMISQQTSSLTVFEFAGLFIIVGSVTLFALFCSATPIGKKLTKKMIHVYHVIKKCIHFRNSKVTANEDIILVGDISPEGEVDNDEALHDDGTSASLGGDRDQQAMEDAGQHGTDTEIQETGRIDNVSESP